Below is a genomic region from Ziziphus jujuba cultivar Dongzao chromosome 7, ASM3175591v1.
TTTCTCACTTGGAGAATGGTTTATTAAGAGAATGCCCTTTGTGAAGCATATCTACTCAGCCTCCAAACAAATTAGTGCTGCAATTTCtccaggtaattttttttttgtgcaaaTGATTCCACAAATGCAAAACATTTTAATGCACTCCATCCTCCTGTTGAAAAGGTTTGCTTGTATGATTTATTTTGCTAAAATGTCTAAAAAAGGCAATTTTACCTAAACCAGGTAACTAGATGTAACGATAAAATTCCTTTGGAATTTTGAACCAAGAATTATCAGCCCTTCCAGGGTGAAATTCAAAAGAGGATACTTCCATCTGTAAAATAGACTTATGGTGTTTCTACTGTTCCATCAGAAACACCAAACTCTGGAAAAGGAATCAAGTAGATTATTAGTGAGAAGTTACTGCATGTACAATGAAGcatttattaaaaccattttAAACTTGAAGGGGCAATGTCTGGCCGCAATGAGATGCTTCGATCTATAGAGTTTGGGTTTGATGTGGAAGTTCTAAAATGTAATTTATAGCTACTCCCTCATTTTACAAAATGTTATCACATATTTGTTCTTCTTTCTTGTCTCAATTGTCATAATTAATAGTACTATCATCCATCATATATTGTCAATGGTAAGGACTCTGCGTATTTTCCGGCATAAATGTGCCCAATTTACTAGCATGAGATAAAGAGATACTAGTAGTAATCCTTTTTGCCACACCACGTCCCGATGGTTGATGGCTGGCTGAGGATCTGTCAGTGTCAAACATTAGTTTGTGGCTGAATGGAGGAAATTGGGTCGTTGGAGGGAAAAATGTTCAGTTCAGAAAAATGACTTGCACCCTTCTGAAAGGGAAGTCATTTTCTGGATTTTAGGCTTAATTTTCCATTTACCAGGAAAGCACCTTTTGTGATTTTTAGTTTCCAATATTTCACTCTGCAGAGAATGTTTGactgtgttttattttttgtaactaAGTCAATAGTTATATATTCTTCGCTTGATTGACTTTTGTGTTGCAGAGTTCTGGTCATTGGGTTCTTGAATAGCATCTGTTCCTTCAATATACATTTGATATTGATAGTCCTGTGTACTCCAAATTGTTGATGGTGTAGTTAGAAGCAACTACGTTATTTACATATATCAAATTACTCCAACTGGAATAATGCTAGGCATCAAATTACTCTAAATTGTTGATTATTCTAGGAACTTAAGCTAGAACTTTGCAAAGTACTTTCCCAATTAATGAGTTTATTTCTTCGTAATGTAAAAAggaatgtatatttttaaggTACATATTAAAGTTTATTCAAATGGTCAAAGCTAAGAAAAGGTTTGAGTTTACCTAAATGGAAAATTTAACATTTGAAGTGATAAATGTGGGCATTTTCCcaaaatatgttttaataatGTAATTGCACCTCATTTTAGtagtgtttgtgtgtgtgtatgctTGTAGTTTAGCAATCTCTTTGATGATGAGATAAATTTGGCAGTGCAGAGaatacttttcttttccttaatgTCAATATAGACATGTAGTCAATTTTACTATCCTGCTGTCTATAAGAATGCTCCAAACCTACATTGTGGCTTTATTTTCTTTGCAGACCAAAATACAACAGCTTTTAAAGAGGTAGCAATTATCCGTCACCCACGTGTAGGTGAATATGCTTTTGGTTTTATCACGTCAACTGTCACCCTTCAGGTTATCTAGTTCCTTCTCTCCCTTTTTTCTCCAATTCTctttagaaatattttcagttttaatCCTTTATATAGTTGTTGCTAttcatttctttatattttctgCATACTTCAAGTACATTACATGcgtattattttgttaaacctTATACCTTAATGCTGGAGTCCATCAACAGTAGTGTATATAATTTGGCTTTCTACATACTTGCTTAGAGGTCATATTCAGCAAATATGATTTTTTGCACAATAAAAATGGGCCTGCTTTTAAAATGTTCTAAGGCAACTTTAAGTTTTAGATTACTTTTGCATTTAGCAGTTTGGTTTTATCTATCTCTATAGAGATGATTACTGACAATGTGATCCTCATTAATTAGGCATTACTTTAATATGTTAATACAACCTTGTGAGTCAGTTATTTGGGACTTTGTCGAgacaaggatatatatatatatatatatatttcccccCCTAATTTTGGTCTTCTTCAAGATGATTAGTTGTCAGCATATATAGAATTACTTTTCTACTTGAGTAATTTGCAAGAATCTAAGTGGTGTTTTCTTACCAAGAGAGGTACTCTTGGTCATACTTTGTCCAAAACACTCACTTTTGTTAGTGGGCATTATATCGTTCTCTCATTTGAGAGAACTTATTAGACATTACATAAAATGAATTATGGTGATAGAATCTCTTGTATGACTGGTGGCTTTCAATTTATATCATTGGATCCACTGTTAATGTTTTCCACGTTTTGGGTCCTGTAACTTGAGTTTATATTTCCGACTTAAAACTAACCCTCCAATCAAAGCCCAGGCATCAGTATCTTGTGCAGGTTTGATTTGAGTGAAAGTTGAAAGCCGtgaatgattaaaataaaactagTTTCAGTGAACATAGTAATACTAAAATTATTGGTGGTGGAGCATAATCCTTCCcttaaattttcttattatttttttaggtttgATTATCAATGTAATTGTAGCACTGGAATGGATGAGTCTGAAATTCATtgctagaaaattaaaatacacaGTTTATTTTTAGGAATTTACCTCTTGATCTTCTCTTCTTGTCAATATAGCATCTTAAATGCTGGGCTAACTATTAGTGCCATAAAGTGTTATTACTTGCACCAGCTAAAGCAGTAGGTGAGGTTTTACATTGAGGAGCCGGTAGAATATGTTAAGGACATTGTTATTGGGTTGTTAATGGTTGAATTCAACAAATATCTCATGGTATTTGTGTTCGTCCTGCTGCAGAGAGATAATGAAGATGAAGAGCTATGTAGTGTATTTGTCCCAACAAATCATTTATACATTGGTGATATATTCCTTGTCAATTCCAAAGAGATCATAAGACCAAATCTTTCTATCAGGGAAGGGATAGGTAAATTTACTGTTTTCCCTGTTACTATTTCAACCATGTTGTCTTTAGTTTACCACTGTTAATTTTGGTAAACAGTCTGACATTCTAGTCTAAAAATTTCGTTTCACCTTGCTTTTgtgagttttttctttttccctcgttaatttaatttttggcaTGTTATTGCTAGGTAATCAAACTCTGAACTCATTTCACATTTGGTGGTACCAATTAGCTAGCTTTGCTATCCTTGTTTGAGGATTATTCTTAGATTTTCTGTTTTGCTTGTGTTTATGATATCTGCTGTTTGCCTTTTGCAACAATTAGTATAGCTGAATATTAGTATgaatttttgaaaggaaaaatttCCATTTCATCTACAATTTAGTGTTTCCGAGGGGCACTATTTTGTTATACTACTCGTTTGCCACTTTAGCAATGGTTTGGTAGCTTCTTGAAGCTAACAGATTTGCATTTTGAAATTACATATACGCTGAATTTGTGCATTTCTGAACAAAACAAGTATGCATTGGCAAAAGGcaatatcattttcaaattcttattctttattcaataaatatgagcctttataatattttcctttattttattttagtttatttatttatttattttctttctgggCAATAATTGCAGAGATCATTGTTTCCGGTGGTATGACAATGCCTCAAATAATTTCTCCATTAGAAAGGGTTGCCAGACAGAATGACAGGATTCCTTTGAACAGAATTATGAATTGACTTGAAAAGGCAGGCATTTCTGGTAATTTTCTAGTTACTTGCTcattccatatatataaattatatgtgtAATCGTCAAAGTGTCCCTTAAGGATTTGATCATTAGATTAGGTTGGTTGTCCACAGTATTAGGTTTTAGCTATTAAGCTTTCTTTGTAGTAACAGTGATAGAATTTTAATAGGTTGGGGGAGATATTGGTTATTGTATTTGTAAACGTTGGTTGATTGAATGTTCATTACATAACAAATGCTGGAGACTTTAGCAATACTGTTTCGGTACCATATTTCTCTTTATTGCTCTCTTACTACACaacaaagatttattttttccttatctAGGTGGGTTTACAATAATTCTCTTCCAGAGATTTTGCATCAGAGAAACATAACTGGtagaattatttaaaaaagaaaaaaaagaaaaaaaaaaaaggggggatgATTAGGGAACAGTAAAACGCATTTGCTGTTTGATGAATAAAATGACATTATAAgtagagaaatatatatatatatatatatatatttatataagttaagagaaacaaaagaaattagCTATATTTACTATTCGAAAAGACTTGAATAAAGTCTAAACCTCCATCTTTGCATCCTTTTTGTAATTATGATTTGCATCAATtcattttttggctgaaaattttGGTTTCATGATTAATGACACTAAAAGTATGTAGTGCCAATCTTGATAATTTAGcttaaaataatttagcacGAGAAATGATCAATGACCAGTACTAAAGGACTTTTATCTCCCTACTGATCaagattaattttgatatataatattttatcttgGGAATAAGGGATCCAACTCAAAATTACTGCTAAAGGAATCAATGGCTTTGTTGTTGCATACTTGCTGTATTATCTTTTTGACGTAAAAATCATTCAATCTCCAACCCCATAGCCATATCGGCTGTTCATATACTATGTTGGCAACGAACTGTTAAAaaaaacttatcaaaaaaaaaaaaaaaaaaaaaaaaaaaagaaaaaaacattactGTCTAACCGACATCAAATAACGACAAATGAACCTTCCATACAAAGAATGCAATAAGGAAAGCCCAACAACAAATTGGTACTaatattaacccaaaaaaaaaaaaaaattgtactaaTCTTCAAGATCAAGCACACGAAGACAATCAATTATGATGTTTCATTTACTTCCAAACCTTAAGCTTTGGTGAAGCTAATATAGTTAAtatatgcaataaataaatcttcattttcatcttgccataaaaaagggcatatttgaatttgtacattaaaattttcatctaGCCGTCCTCAAGTTGGGAAGAGAGTCATCTTCCAAAAGCAACAATTTGATATGATGGTGAATTTGTTGCTTCCCAAATAGCATCCACTAGTGAAATCGCATTTTATACTCATTATCAACcaagaaaatttcatatttcGATGATAAATTTTCATCCAATTGTGAATCCAAATCAGTTTGTCTTGGTTGAAAAACTAGGCTGATGAATTTTCAATTTACATATCATCATCCTCATATAACTTTGGAAGCATCTCTAAATTAGCCTCGTTATCTTGTCTTCAATTTCATAgggacttttttgttttgttttgtttttttttttttttttcggggtaAATCAGTTTCATAAGGACTTGGTCTTTATTATGTAGCACCAATTTTAAGGTTCATTCCGCATGATCGTTTGGTAAAATGTATATCATTGAGAAAACTACAATAATACTTTTGCTATTTTATACTTctctcataatatatatatatatatatatatatatatatatatatatatattatagtttatgTGACAAGTCATATCATTTGAAATGCTACatcatttaaatatgtttttttaaaaaaatattttttattattattaataaaacctaAGTATAAACCCAGTTATATTTGGATGGGATGGAATCCacctaaaattattataaaaggtTAATcagattttttgaaaaatttaattgatgatttatttttcttatgtgGTAATAATAAACATGAATAATATAACTTGCAATATAGGATGTCTttactataaaattttcatgaagtccttactatattaaaataatataaatatatatatatatatatattatattagattACAATTATATCTTACTAgatgttaaattttaatcaaatattaaagtgACTGTCTTTAactcaatttctttttaaaataaaaaactaaattttaggATTCTACATATTTCTTTAAACATCTAAGATTTTAATAAGTCGTTCTTTGGTGTtggcaaaacaaataaatctatTAGAAGTTAGAGTAATGTTATGGGTACAAAATTGtttaacaaatttattaataaatcacatggaaataaataattgatcgaaaaaattaatatataaattaaacatgAAGGAGTGAAATCAAATGTAACCCAATAAATATTGCAACGCAATTTGAGACATAGTTtgctaaataaatttatttataaaacacatgacaataaataattgattgaaaaaataaatatataaattaaacatgaatgagtgAAATCAAATGTAACCCAATAAATATTGCAACGCTATTTGAGACAGTTTGCTaactaaatttgataaataatttaccaaagGTTATTTGACTAGAAAAACATTCCAAACACTCTCACAAACTCAAACTACTATagcaaattataatttttctttttttaatggaaaaattaaaattagaaataaaaggaattaatttataatttaattaaaattaataaataaaaccaactgGATACAATATGGGTTAATATCAACCACACCACCTGTGATTTGGTAATAAAgaggttatttttaaaatttcaaaatatctcTATACACTCTCATTCTTTACACATcactattaaaatatataaaaaatacaaaatttctttatacaatatttttaatattcaaaataacCTTAATTTATGCACTTTACctaacacattttttttttcttttcttttaactaCTTTTACAAATTGATCAAAATTGCTGCAAGTATGATTTAAAAGGAGAGATTTGGGAGGAAGAGTGAGGGTGTATAAAGAAGTTATTCAAATAGATTAATGCTcctaattgtatttttatatatagataaaaatgcaAATAGATTAATACCCTTAATAGTATTCTTATATGTagataaaaatgcaaatttACCATGACCTTATAAAGAGTACATTTAGTAGTGCAATTAGAAATTTCCTTAGTAATATATAGATTAGTGTGCTAAGGTTTTAATAATAGTCAATTGACcctctttcaaatttttaagcattaactcaaattttttttttttttttttaacaagggGTACTTCCATAATTGCCAATTTAGATATGGATTACTGTCATCTATACTCCTAAAATTTGGTAGTGTATGAACTAGCTACCCAAATTTTATAAGtcgacttttttgtttttttttttttttttttatgttttttaatgtgaataattaattttgttttacttttttgaaaatttggtatatatttaatttttaaaagaaacgCATAGAgtttgtatatttaatttttaaaagaaatgcaTAAATGCAAACGCATAgagtttgtatttaatttttaaaagaaaagcatagatttttttttaaaaaaaaaatgtaataatcaGTGCTACAAAAGTTACAGTTAAAACAAAGATTACtcctattttaaaaattattctaatttgaaataattaaaaaatacttcTTACTAGTTAACGTCCGTCtaaaaaaatttttcttttatatggcATTGTGAAATGACTTAAAtactttttcaattaaaaaataatttaataattacttatatatttaatatgatatatacacTTATATTCatgataaatatagatatatatacacttaCATTTATtgctattttagaaaatatcattataataaaaaatttcttatttaataaaaatattttattacatattttgtcatatttcttttgttttattatgtatatagataaatttaagTATATTACATTGGAAAATAACTAAATACATCAATTAATTGTGTTATTTTGTTACTTTCAGTTCGTAGGATGCATGTCTAATATCATACAAAATACTGTAGGATGTGATGCGAGGGACGTTAGGCGTGAATAGACACCTAGAACtcctctccatatatatatatatatatatatatatatatatatatatattttctattatatatatctacaataataaaaatatcgatatcgacaaaaatatcaaaaatataattttataaaaatattgataaaattatagaaattgtaaatatttaatttaaaaaataaatttttacatataatataattaatataataaaataatataaaaatacaataattacaatgataataacataatcaataaatataataaataatatatcatcAATATCaacttgtatttaaattaagttaGGCCTCAACTACCTTGCTTTTGCAGTTACAGTACAATATTTCTAACCATATTAAAACAATAACCCATTTTTGTAAGGTCTGAAACTAATAAAAACTGGATTACTattctttttgaaatattaatttcgcttttctattaaaatatgcaactttttatttatttattttttaaaattatgcaaCTTAAACACTAAGTTACTACCTTTACCAGCAGACCAATAAAATGACATTTAGTCCTTTCAAGCAAtacaataaaaaccaaaaatggaCACAATTGTTAGATATATgagtccaatatatatatatatacatatttctaaaaggttttttttttttttttttttaatgtttgcgCGTTAATTGAAACGATGAAGCACAGTTGTCACCCAATCTCTCTCTCCACCACCATGTCAAGTCtgtcccctctctctctcttccaagCCTTCCAAAATCTAAATAAAGCATAGATCAGACCTAAACCCCTCATTCTCACTTTGCCcagatctctttttttttttccatcgtTGATGGCTTTTGTGAGTGCTCCTAAGCTTCTATCAATTTCCATAAATATCGGTGACATGTCGAAGTATCGACAACATTTCCTAAGCTTTCTATCGGAAAACTGCTATTTCTACAAATATTGACAACAGCCTCGACGTTGCCACGACAATCCTAACAGATATTTCTTCTCTCCCCTATCGATGTTGGAGTTCGCCGAAATTCTACATTATCACTGATATTTCTCTGATATCAGCGACTTTTTCTTCACTGTACTatacatttataaattttaaacttgATTTGTaacacaaatttttatttttttaaactatttttattttttttaagtatttgccaaaaaaaggtttttttttcctattgatTTATGACTAAAAtctattacaaataaaatatcatacaaaaattgcattgaaaaaaaaagcaaaaaaaaaaaaaaaaaggaagaagcagATGAGCCTTGACGCTGTTGCTTCTTCTTGTTCTCCTCGATTAAGCCAAGCATAAGATCCACATTTGACCTActggaaaagcaataaaaaagaaaaagaaaaaagaaaaaca
It encodes:
- the LOC107425496 gene encoding protein LIKE COV 2; translation: MAEEKESTSIPLSQAENGTPDPEDPAKSPPPSPNSSTRKACCYVLQSWVSKKFMTGCVVLFPVAVTFFITWWFVQFVDGFFSPLYEHLGVDIFGLGFITSLLFVFFIGVFVSSWTGATLFSLGEWFIKRMPFVKHIYSASKQISAAISPDQNTTAFKEVAIIRHPRVGEYAFGFITSTVTLQRDNEDEELCSVFVPTNHLYIGDIFLVNSKEIIRPNLSIREGIEIIVSGGMTMPQIISPLERVARQNDRIPLNRIMN